The Spirochaetota bacterium genome has a segment encoding these proteins:
- a CDS encoding aminodeoxychorismate/anthranilate synthase component II, with protein MYLMIDNYDSFTYNLKALFNECGADVAVVKNDRFVPAEEYEGIILSPGPSSPKNSGTTLRYIGDYLGRKPIFGVCLGMQAIAYTLGYDIVRAGTIQHGKVDRIEVTGGSVLFTDVPETFSAVRYHSLAVAMDGRHVTSRSQKDGTVMSIEDDERKIFGVQFHPESILSEFGGRIVTNFLDFAARDASQREIQKVGA; from the coding sequence ATGTATTTAATGATCGATAACTACGATTCCTTTACCTACAACCTGAAGGCCCTTTTCAACGAATGTGGCGCCGATGTCGCCGTCGTCAAGAACGACAGGTTTGTCCCGGCCGAAGAATACGAAGGCATCATCCTATCCCCGGGGCCGTCATCGCCGAAGAATTCCGGCACCACCCTCCGCTATATCGGCGATTACCTGGGCCGGAAGCCGATCTTCGGGGTGTGCCTGGGCATGCAGGCCATCGCCTATACCCTCGGGTATGATATCGTCAGGGCCGGCACCATACAGCACGGCAAGGTGGACCGGATCGAGGTGACAGGCGGGTCAGTGCTCTTTACCGATGTGCCGGAAACCTTTTCCGCGGTGCGCTATCATTCCCTAGCCGTGGCCATGGACGGCCGCCATGTCACGTCCCGCTCCCAAAAGGACGGCACCGTGATGTCCATCGAGGACGATGAACGGAAAATCTTCGGTGTTCAGTTCCATCCCGAATCGATTTTAAGCGAGTTCGGTGGAAGGATCGTCACGAACTTCCTCGACTTCGCGGCCAGAGACGCGTCGCAGAGAG